A single genomic interval of Syngnathoides biaculeatus isolate LvHL_M chromosome 1, ASM1980259v1, whole genome shotgun sequence harbors:
- the ciarta gene encoding circadian associated repressor of transcription a — protein MNQLGTSSQWPSYDLHPSALNYILSESELTEDEADILSEGEEDLGACKALSGFEGCFRGRLDKMYSRPKRAHHPVLVSGRTRYHLSPNTTAGGSSPSEGDIAFTQKCTDLHNFICPLMELLHGLKTGRFDKGLTGFQQSVAMDRLQRILGILQRPEMGERYLHSLLQIEGMLKLWFPQVAPQPTVTLAQTFTPRLITHWRQNQLSMPVKKRKFSWSDSNHSGIEPPKKKIHQHESCPSVMPCTFSTGIPGTTRKQGPPENGRVVATGPIDLS, from the exons ATGAATCAGTTGGGCACTTCTTCCCAATGGCCTTCATATGACCTGCATCCATCTGCCCTCAACTACATTCTTAGCGAGAGCGAGCTGACTGAAGACGAAGCTGACATTCTGTCAGAAGGAGAGGAGGACTTGGGCGCATGCAAGGCTTTATCAGGCTTCGAGGGATGTTTCCGAGGTCGCTTAGATAAGATGTACTCTAGGCCTAAGAGAGCCCACCACCCTGTACTTGTTAGTGGTCGAACCAGGTATCACCTTTCTCCCAATACCACTGCTGGTGGCTCATCACCTTCAGAAGGAGACATCGCATTCACTCAGAAG TGTACAGATTTACACAACTTCATCTGTCCTCTGATGGAGCTTCTCCACGGACTTAAAACTGGCAGATTTGATAAAG GTTTAACTGGTTTCCAGCAGAGTGTTGCCATGGACAGATTGCAGAGGATTCTGGGAATTCTGCAGAGGCCTGAAATGGG GGAGCGATATCTCCACAGTTTGTTGCAGATAGAGGGCATGCTCAAATTGTGGTTCCCTCAGGTGGCACCGCAACCCACGGTCACGTTAGCCCAAACCTTCACCCCCAGACTCATTACTCATTGGCGACAAAACCAGCTCAGCATGCCAGTTAAG AAGCGGAAGTTTAGCTGGTCAGATTCAAACCATTCTGGAATAGAACCACCAAAGAAAAAGATTCACCAACATGAAAGCTGCCCATCTGTGATGCCGTGCACCTTTTCCACGGGTATACCTGGAACAACGAGGAAGCAGGGACCTCCTGAAAATGGAAGAGTTGTGGCAACTGGACCAATAGATTTGAGTTAA